The region aaatttttttccatcATATGATTTGCTATATTTTCtcttaaaattaaatttttggATTTAGATTCttcatttatatgaaaaaataatatagcCTCCGCATTTCCTCCATCCCTACCTGCTCGGCCAACTTGTTGAACATATGCTTCTAAAGATCGTGAAAATCCATAATGTATAATTCTGCGAATATCTGGTTTATCAATTCCCATCCCAAAAGCAACAGTAGCAATAACTATTTGTATTTCatcttttaaaaacatttcATGAGCTTctcttttttcttcatttgtTAAATCAGAATGGTACATTCTTACTAATAACCCACgatcatttaaaaaattataaatattttcacaatctttttttgaattaacATATATCAGTGTTGAATTATATGGACATATTTTAGAGTTGTCTATAAATTTTCTAGTACGCTCATTAGATTTATATGGAGGAATATctaaaatgttttttaaatcgTCATATATATCTGTTTTTTCAAGAactttataaaatatattatttttatttacactacttctttttattaagcatttatttaaattgaaatttaaatttttgaGAATATCATTTTGGACTGATTTAGTACATGTAGCAGTCAAACACATAAATGGAATGccttttaaaattattcttAATTCATTTAACTTTCTATATGATGGTCTAAAATCATGACCCCATTCTGACATACAATGTGCCTCATCAATTGctactaataatattttattttttaataagaTAAATagatttttattatttaatgcATATTCAGGGCTACaataaacaatattatataatccttgttttatttcagataatattttttgattattttttttttgcccACTTCCTAAAAATACagatgatatttttttcctatTTAAGTTATCAACTTGATCTTTCATTAATGATATTAATGGAGATATAACTATTGttagtttatttttatattcattcaTTATAGATGGTATTTGATAACATAGTGATTTCCCCATACCTGTTGCCATAACTAAAAAACTatcttttttatgaaatacAGCATGTACTGCTTCAATTTGAAAGtgttttaaatttttataaccaaaatattttttttgagcttcttccatttttattctcATTTCTTCAATTGAGTAATTTActatttccattttattttccatgTTATCTTCTGATCCACTTCCATTTTTCCggatatttatatatttcagcATTTTGTCCCTAAAGCATTCAATTTATATgtccaaaaaaaaaaaaaaaaaaaaatattaacgTAGCTAGCCAAAAATcgatattatatatttttgaaggGAAAACTAAAGTTGTGTGTGTATCTTTGCCCTTATCATATTGCTAATTTACtgatttataaaattttagtTTATTTCAATTCATTTATTAGTCCTTATACTTTTAGGGATATGAAATGTAGCCAATAGAAATGATAAactttataatttaaaatggCATAAACctgttttttaattgtgattttgtaaataaaacGAACAAAAAAAACCTTTGGCATACTTGTAGTAGATGCTTTAGGTCAAACTTTCAAACAATtatgatttaaataatacataacaaacatttatgtataaacaaagaaaataaagatttaataatataaaattagaGAAATAAATGTTGATAGGCAATTTTTTggatatattatattattcatgTACACATACACATACACATcggaaaaaatgaaaacattttcaaaaaaattaatataaaataattcgataataatataatatgaataagttattttattgtttcgcatatatttttctcgCTCtgatttgttttattttattttttattttcttaagTTTGcaacttaaaaaaacaaactttatatatatatatataatatacacaCTAATTAAATGCGCTATAGGCATATGCAGACGTCTCATATGTTAAATTATTCTGGTCgcgttttatttattataaataattaatatatctttctttaaataagaaatgaatgtttttttatttttgtttcgaaaaataatagcatTCTTTCTATATCGTTAGTTTCTATGCTTCATcccttttatttttttttaattcattttattttttttttgtttttatttttgttatggTCAATATATTCGTAAACACTCTTTTAAAACGATGCTACATTGTTGCATCAAATAAATAGGATTAAATATAAGGATATAGTGAATGCATAAGTAgcgaaaatatatagaatattatatgaacatgcaatattttttaaacataaaaaaggcatattatatgaacatgtaatattttttaaacataaaaaatataacgaCGAAATGTGTGCAATTGCATGGATTTTTGTTAGatatctttatatttaaaatatttttttcattcttTGGATTTGCATGCTCCCACAAATGAGTTCATCACACATGCAATAAAGTAGGATACGATATGCCCCtacatttataaataaaaataaaatatatataaaaaacgaTTATTGTAATTCAGTATTTATTCCAGATTGTATCAACGTTATTTTGTCTCCTAAGCTAAGTGCTATGCCCTGTAAAAAAGCAAATGCACCGAAATAAAGGTaagtaaataaatgaataaataaattaatgaaCGAAATGAACATCCCCGATTTTTTCCAGATGCGCTATTAATTAACCAAATTGCATACCTGTGTTCTACTTCGAACCCGTATACTCCCTGTTAATTTCCCATCTGGATTTTTCTGAACTGAAAAGTTAGCTAAAGAATCTTCTCCAAATATACTTCGCGAAAATAAATTCacagaaaaaaaagctGAATTGTTtactaataattttaaatcatCTAAAGTTGAAATATAAGATATGTATATATCTATAGgtgttatattttcattttctcctatatttttcatttcatGCTCATAATATTCTAAAGGCATAAACCTTTCCACTATTGTCATGTTTGTGTGCTTTATGATTAGCTTCAGCAATTCAAAGGCGTCACtgaaaatgaacaaaacaaaatgaacaaaacaaaatgaacaaaacgCATTTTTgggaaaatgataaaaaatataattcaatCGATTTCAGTACGTACCTAATTGATGTGTTGacattaattttgttttccCATTCAAACTCAGACCACATAATTCGAAACAAATGAGACGATACAAAAGAAGCtgtaatatattcattcatatttatattaatttcatttaaaacgatataatatttttggggatcattttttttctcgaAAAAAACATATCCAAAAATAGTTCCTGTTTCTGTAGTATGCACCTTTATAGTagttttgaatttttttttttcatatggGGCTAAATTAAATTGTGGGATTTTATCAATTGgctttaaattattatgtgtAGACaaattgataaatatattttgtaaatctATACCTGATTggttataaatataaaattcaaGTATTAAATTTATGGTTGAAATTATTGGGAATAtttcaataaatatatcatcatCTATACTAGTTATTGCTTGGGATTTATGTAATTTAGATAAAAATGTTGAggaataattatattgatTTATAATAGGATATTTAAATTCGTTAtaatcatataatatatcattttttaaagaatattttaatttcatttgttcaaaattttcattttttgttacaATTTCAtcatcaaatatatttaatacattttttttttcttttaaaattcTAAAATTAATTACATTATCTACATTTTCCATTTCTTTATCACTaattaatgatatattatcatcttCTTCGTTGTTTATATCATTGGCTTCTATAGTTTCGATTTTTCGACAATTTTTAGAAGTAGATCCATATAAACTACAATACTTGtcttcttctttttttataaaatcgTGATAATACTTATCCCCATTAATAAATGTTTCTATAAATTCCTTCGTTTCATTAtcgatattttttattcccacttttatttttaaaagtatGTTAAGACATTGTGTTATCCGTATAACATTACTGTCATTTTCATATACGCTAGTTACagattttatatttttttgtgttgtatattttattatgcttgacaaaatatgaatcgatttatttctaaacacgttcaaattttttaacatcAAGTTAGGATCAtcaaatttttctttatcaaaattttctttatcaaatttttctttatcgttattattttccattcgtataaaattaaaaacatcATCCACATTTGATAGCAATCTAAGATACAACTTTGTTATGCATACACATAAAacagataataataaatcatcattttcaccaaataaattatataaaaattgatttaaattcgaattattttttgaagaaaatttaccaccatttttatttgagcCAGATAAATTCATAGAACTTTTATTCTGAGTATTTGCAAAAGCTTCAGTAGCATATGTGCCATCTTCTAAAATAACAGTTTTAGTTTGTATGTTTTGGAAATATGGtgttgtattattatttccaatATTACTTGAGGTTTcgttaaaatttaaaaatttattttttttcaatttttcactaaatattttactaaCAATATCTGATTCGTTCatactattatttaaaaaataagacatttgttcatataatatatttataaaatttaaaataatttcatttttattcatatactGACCCAATGTCCACAAAAACATTCGTAATATTGTCGTTTCCTTTATTTCAAACATGttttctataattttttcaagtatattattttgcaATATACTATTGTTTGctagtttttttatacatatagcAGATTCataacttatatttttttcttggGTATTTGCATAAAGAAAAAGTAAATCAACTATACCCAAACAATCTGTAGTATacatattacatatatgttgtaaagatttaattaaaatttttttataatttgcaGAATCGATACTATTTgttgatatattattattatatgtttgtATTGATGAACTATATGCATTATTCGAATCTCCTAAATTTGACATTTTTGTTAATGCtccattattttcttcatcttTTGTTATCGAAATAATTCTATTCGGATCATTATTTTGAGCATTTCCTCGAGCTATTAAACCTTTTGAATTATAAATAGGTTGTTCGttcaattttaataattcttttttaataacattTAAAACTAAGTGTACATTTCTTTTTGtcaatatatgtaaaactAAATTTAAAATCTTAAGCTTTACATCTTTTGATGGAAAATTTAAACTTCGTAACAAATCCATGATATAGTTTGAAAGAATGTGCTTCCATTTACACATAatgtaatataatttatcaaTAACAATTAactttatattattgtcatgttgatttattaacaattttatgaaaCATTCACTTGCTGTTTTAATACTTAATGTAGAGttactaatatataataaacaacATGATCCTTCATATAATACACTATTactaacatttttatttagcatatttaacaaaatgtttattacattatttttatatggcatataatcattttgatgtaattttttatttttaaatctgATTTCTTCACTTTTAAAATCTAATACACTATTATCATTACTATTTTGTAGATAACCATATAAATCGTTTTTTGAATTCCTTAATTCATCCTCATCATCAATATTCTCATAacaattttcatatttttctccATATTGACTACATTCATCCTCACTCATGtgtttatttccatttatttCTAAACATGAATCATCAAAAATGTGaggaataaataattttttaaaaagttgGATAACTTCTAACAGCATAACATCTGCTGTATCATATAACTGATCATTTAATGAAAGGACATATTTTAATGTTGTTAATGGGTCGATGTCAATTAACATAGATAGTGCACTACGTTTTGTAGATATATCAGtttctaaaaataatattttttcaaccTCTTTAACTGCATTCGGTATAACATCTATTCCAtgatttttaataattgtaTGGATACAACTAAttgcattttttcttaCATAACTATGTGAATggtttaaattttttgtaattgcTTCAATTAAAGGAtctaaaatttttaaatattttattttacttaaTAATCGTAGTGTCGATCCCCTCACATATTCATTTGGAGATATTAAATCATTTCTCAAAGCATTACATACTAATATCATTTCTTCTTTTAAAGTTCCATCATTATTGCATTTATCTACAacttcaaaaaatatatggcacattttttttagtctATGATCTTTATGAGGTACTATAAATCTAATAACAAACATTAGTAGGTTTCCATATGATTCACcttgtattatattaaaaatcaaattttCCATTCCTTCAATTTTATTGTCTACATTTTGACTTTCTAATTTCTTCTGAATTTCATTTACAGAAGGAACTTCACAATTATctgtacatatatacaaagtacagttattttcaaaatctATTGTTCCCATCTTTTCAATTAACTTCACCCCacgtattattttttacccTTTTTTTCTATCTTTTACCCTTTCTATTTTGACGCTTAGAAACCGAAACGCATACAATTGGGTAACAAGCCTTTTCGTAGTTATTCACGAAATGtgtaaaatgaaaattatggAATATTTTAGAAGCATGTGTATGCTCTCCTAAAAGTTAAAACACTTcacaaacaaaaaaaaaatgaaaaatatggagaatataattatatcgGAAAATTATAACACGTTCAACACTATATATGTGTGGAATTGCAATTATGCTAAAAATAGgactttttatatatatttatcttctttttttaatatatcatatcCAAGCAATACATGTTTATTTCTATCCCCAAATATGCAATAATATGAAATGAAATAACAGAATAACACAATAAATAGAAATAGTTAAATGTTATAAGGTTCGTGTAAAGGCTTAAACATTTCCCAAAAATGTacatgtaaaaaattagggcaataaaatagatttacaatatataaaaaaaaattcattcTACTTTTAAAAACTTGACGTGTAAATAAATGCATTaagattatatatatgtgcatatgTGCGGCGTATTTACAATGGTATGTACAATATGTATGCTTTAAGGAGcctttatttgtttattttataattagaaaaataaatataaataaaaattcacataaaagaaattgctaatatacatacaaaattgttcataatttttttaataaaaaatcttAAGAAAGCGTCGAACAAAACGCTtcataatatgtttatcACAAAcatatacttttatatgtataaatataatgaatgaataaaataaatcatataatatttcttacataaataaaaattttcaattgTATTTATTACGAATTTAGCCAAGCTTCCTTAAATGTGAAAcactataaaaaataagaaaaaataataacaaaatatatacaacgaaagtaattaataataaagaaataattattataaaaattggatatgcaataatacatattatgCGTATGTAACAGCATTGGGCATTAGgtgttaaaaaatttttttttctcaataaatataaatagtgtattatatttttttacatatttcgGAAAAATGCActtttagaaaaattatcCTTTTCCCCTTAAGATGATAgaaagcaaaaaaaatacaaataatttcCATAACCCATTATTAagcaaattttttaattttttttgtaaagcTTATAAATTTTAGAATTACAATACcattctttaaaaaaaaaaaaaacactaTATACACCTATACATTTTGTAGGTCGGCTTATCTATGTTTTTTGAAAGCCTTGAAAAATTAGcactatttattttttgtgaaaattgttctcattatatatatatataggaaaaaactaaaacaatatattgtatttcaattaaaatatgcatatccATTTTGTGTATAAATGGGATTATCGTTATATACTATTATGGTGAActgttaataatttttgtaaaaaaacatgaatgttaataatttttgaaaaaaacgTAGACTTAATATTAAACTATGTTCCTTTGCACATACATGTATACAACATTCTTATAAACTGAAAACAACATATTAGTGATCAGTTTTTAAAagggatatatatatatacatacgcatttaataaataatgcaATCTGTTAAGCATAATACATATGcatacaatatatttagtaATTAAGAGGGGAATAAAAAcgtgaaaataattttttttttgtcaaatatgttaaaaaatggTAAATTGGCTAGTTGTGTTATAAGACAAATATTTAGCGTGAAATTGATGCCTACGTGTAGATATATTagtattgaaaaaaatgataacaaAACAAtcgaaataaatgataaaaataataaatcaaatttcaatttaaatgatttaaaaataggAAAACATTTTAGAGAAATGTTTCATGATggtgaagaaaaaaattttgaaagtCATCCATTTAATCGAAGATTTGCTTACAGTAAAAAAAGTTTATTTCCTATTGAGCCACGAAATTTAAGAACATTAGGATTAAATAgacaaagaaaaaaaaaaagaggcCGAGGAGATAAATGCCCAGGAAAAGGTATACGAGATAAACATAAACATCGAAAATCCGGAAAACCAAATAGCCGAACTTTTGAAAGTGGAAAAACTCCATTATATAGAAGATTGCCAAAATGGCCTGAGGCATGGTTAAGtagacaaaaaaaacaatatgaatttttaaatttatcaaaattaagatattttatagaaaaagGGAGGTTAGATACTAATTTCCCAATAACACAAAGACATTTATATGATTCAAAATGTgtaagaataaaaaatggagTTAAACTATTTAACATTAATGATTATCCATTTccttataaaataaatattgaaGTAGCCAATGCTGATCAATCTTCAATTgatacaattaaaaaagttgGGGGATCGGTTactataatttatatggaACGTGTTAATTTAAGAGCCCATATAAAACCATACAAATTTGAAATACTACCAAAAACTGCGCGCCCCAATTTAGATgctatacattttttagaaaaaatgaaaagtaGAGGATGCAtagttaaatatattaagcCTTTATGGTTAATAGAGGaagaaaaaagaattataaatgaattaacAGAAATTGAAGAATGTTCGAAATTATccaataatgaatatactTTTGAAAATGAGGATTCTGAccaagaaaaaaaagaaagactactacaaaaatatagactccaaaatacaaaaatggcagaaaataattaagaGATACATATTGATTGCCTAAGCGATAATTATCCCACAAAATTGGAATGAAATTTTCCTTCTTTTGCAAAGattctaattttttttttttagaatgTGTCAACttatttgatataaatataatatacgttttgtacataaaaataaagttaaattatttaataaaaacaaaaaaaatacaaagaaaaaaaataaaataaaataaaaaaaaataactcAGTGTCGTTTTCTTATggtatttccttttttatcCTTATTAAGATCgtctaatatattttcattggttgttttattttcagtAGTTAGCGATGTTTGTGatagttttttttgtataccTTGGGAATCTCTTTTTGcttctaaatttttttcaaattcgtcattaattttttttacacacCCTCGATAATATCCAAGCAAATAAGTAAAacgaataaaaaatatccaGATTATTGtgcataataataaaatccAAAAGTTCCTTTGTaatcttattttttttaagtatgAATTTCGAAAGTTTGGTGGATTCAAATAATCTgcattttcatcattaaaattttttaattcaaaCAGAGTGAATGAAAAACGAACTAaagaatataatgatattagTGATGATATTGAAATGCTTATTTtgtatgaatatatttcaaaattaatactttttttttgaatgtATATGGCAAATTGTTGAAACATCACTACCCCGCTTAATAAACAAacagataaaaatatacccACTggcaaaataaaaaaaactatttcCTTCATCGTcgttaaaaaatttatagaattgttattatatctCCCTTTGGgcttattaataatatatgccTATAAATATGTTGTATTTTGAAACAATGtggatattttatttcaacaTAGCATACGTGCTTTTGATATAAGGATTTGTTTacataaacaaaataaaaatatatttacacaTCCACgagttttttatttaattctgaaaaaaaaatatatacacaaaaaattatgcatataccaataaaaattgcattttttcacaataacataaaatatataaaactgtatgaaaaaaaaataaagtatttaattataatagtaTAGAAAGAAAAGTGTTTTCTTCATACATTTCGTTTATTGGTATATAGCATATTTCTcgtattctttttttttaatatttgacgtttgtatacatatagctattatatatatattctttttaatatat is a window of Plasmodium berghei ANKA genome assembly, chromosome: 10 DNA encoding:
- a CDS encoding coatomer subunit beta, putative, which translates into the protein MGTIDFENNCTLYICTDNCEVPSVNEIQKKLESQNVDNKIEGMENLIFNIIQGESYGNLLMFVIRFIVPHKDHRLKKMCHIFFEVVDKCNNDGTLKEEMILVCNALRNDLISPNEYVRGSTLRLLSKIKYLKILDPLIEAITKNLNHSHSYVRKNAISCIHTIIKNHGIDVIPNAVKEVEKILFLETDISTKRSALSMLIDIDPLTTLKYVLSLNDQLYDTADVMLLEVIQLFKKLFIPHIFDDSCLEINGNKHMSEDECSQYGEKYENCYENIDDEDELRNSKNDLYGYLQNSNDNSVLDFKSEEIRFKNKKLHQNDYMPYKNNVINILLNMLNKNVSNSVLYEGSCCLLYISNSTLSIKTASECFIKLLINQHDNNIKLIVIDKLYYIMCKWKHILSNYIMDLLRSLNFPSKDVKLKILNLVLHILTKRNVHLVLNVIKKELLKLNEQPIYNSKGLIARGNAQNNDPNRIISITKDEENNGALTKMSNLGDSNNAYSSSIQTYNNNISTNSIDSANYKKILIKSLQHICNMYTTDCLGIVDLLFLYANTQEKNISYESAICIKKLANNSILQNNILEKIIENMFEIKETTILRMFLWTLGQYMNKNEIILNFINILYEQMSYFLNNSMNESDIVSKIFSEKLKKNKFLNFNETSSNIGNNNTTPYFQNIQTKTVILEDGTYATEAFANTQNKSSMNLSGSNKNGGKFSSKNNSNLNQFLYNLFGENDDLLLSVLCVCITKLYLRLLSNVDDVFNFIRMENNNDKEKFDKENFDKEKFDDPNLMLKNLNVFRNKSIHILSSIIKYTTQKNIKSVTSVYENDSNVIRITQCLNILLKIKVGIKNIDNETKEFIETFINGDKYYHDFIKKEEDKYCSLYGSTSKNCRKIETIEANDINNEEDDNISLISDKEMENVDNVINFRILKEKKNVLNIFDDEIVTKNENFEQMKLKYSLKNDILYDYNEFKYPIINQYNYSSTFLSKLHKSQAITSIDDDIFIEIFPIISTINLILEFYIYNQSGIDLQNIFINLSTHNNLKPIDKIPQFNLAPYEKKKFKTTIKVHTTETGTIFGYVFFEKKNDPQKYYIVLNEININMNEYITASFVSSHLFRIMWSEFEWENKINVNTSISDAFELLKLIIKHTNMTIVERFMPLEYYEHEMKNIGENENITPIDIYISYISTLDDLKLLVNNSAFFSVNLFSRSIFGEDSLANFSVQKNPDGKLTGSIRVRSRTQGIALSLGDKITLIQSGINTELQ
- a CDS encoding mitochondrial ribosomal protein L15 precursor, putative, with translation MLKNGKLASCVIRQIFSVKLMPTCRYISIEKNDNKTIEINDKNNKSNFNLNDLKIGKHFREMFHDGEEKNFESHPFNRRFAYSKKSLFPIEPRNLRTLGLNRQRKKKRGRGDKCPGKGIRDKHKHRKSGKPNSRTFESGKTPLYRRLPKWPEAWLSRQKKQYEFLNLSKLRYFIEKGRLDTNFPITQRHLYDSKCVRIKNGVKLFNINDYPFPYKINIEVANADQSSIDTIKKVGGSVTIIYMERVNLRAHIKPYKFEILPKTARPNLDAIHFLEKMKSRGCIVKYIKPLWLIEEEKRIINELTEIEECSKLSNNEYTFENEDSDQEKKERLLQKYRLQNTKMAENN